Proteins from a single region of Fibrobacter sp.:
- the lon gene encoding endopeptidase La: protein MAFDFSKVFPLLPLRDAIVFPFTTRRILVGRDISLRALEYAEAHDGEIILVTQKDVEQEEISNPLLDLYTVGVAAHVSNVTPFPNGCVKVVLEGEQIVDLRSVVLKDGFLHVTVSPRKVPVGNKDKTESFGDVLSNFRDYAAKRNIAEGMVDAFFGMDSQLNAFYGIIPFLQISLAEKQNFLEAESLDDMAAKLLALMSITDDNENVMVKIQQSVRQKMAQQQKEWFISEQIRQLQDELNDGENSSSEPDQLLKKLKAKNFSPAIMEKMEEEIARMRLMHPTTPEYAVVRNYIDWFLSMPYGVYSDTVLNLKKVKADLDAKHFGLDKVKDRILEYIAVLKLTGTERRAPILCLVGPPGVGKTTLVESIAASMQRNFVRITLGGVRDEAEIRGHRRTYIGAMPGRFIQALRRAKCMNPVLLLDEIDKMAADFRGDPASALLEVLDPEQNHDFTDHFMEVGLDLSRVLFIATANSEAEIPDALRDRLEVVRLPGYYAHEKKQIASKFLIPKICERCGVALDKDISISDVLIEKVIREWTREAGVRELERSLESIVRHRAKEIVMGKKVKKDLTEKQLQEYLGVPRFTENRLPAPGHHGVITGLAWTSVGGEILTLECKLLSGKGHLLLTGKLGDVMKESAQIALSLVRERLQRFGIDPAIVKKTDIHIHVPEGAVPKDGPSAGIALTLSLLSAFTRRPVSPDIAFTGEVSLTGDLLPIGGLNEKALAAQEAGVKTLYLPEGNKKDVTELPAPAKKGLKIHTKKHIDEIIKELFPKPKK, encoded by the coding sequence ATGGCTTTTGATTTTTCTAAGGTATTCCCTCTTTTGCCTTTGAGGGACGCTATTGTTTTCCCTTTTACGACCCGCCGTATTCTGGTGGGCCGCGATATTTCGCTCCGCGCCCTGGAATACGCCGAGGCCCACGATGGCGAAATTATTCTAGTGACCCAGAAGGATGTTGAGCAAGAAGAAATTTCCAACCCGCTTTTGGATTTGTACACGGTAGGCGTTGCCGCCCACGTGAGCAACGTGACGCCTTTCCCCAACGGCTGCGTGAAGGTAGTGCTGGAAGGTGAGCAGATTGTGGACCTGCGTTCTGTCGTACTGAAAGACGGATTCTTGCATGTGACGGTATCTCCCCGGAAAGTTCCTGTTGGCAACAAGGACAAGACCGAAAGCTTTGGCGATGTACTTTCCAACTTCAGGGACTATGCCGCCAAGCGGAACATTGCCGAAGGCATGGTAGATGCCTTCTTTGGCATGGACAGCCAGCTGAATGCCTTTTACGGGATTATCCCCTTCTTGCAGATTTCCTTGGCCGAAAAGCAGAACTTCTTGGAAGCGGAATCTCTGGACGACATGGCTGCGAAGTTGTTGGCCCTTATGTCCATCACCGACGACAACGAAAACGTGATGGTCAAGATCCAGCAGAGCGTTCGTCAGAAAATGGCCCAGCAGCAGAAGGAATGGTTCATCAGTGAACAGATTCGCCAGCTGCAAGACGAACTGAACGACGGCGAAAATTCCTCCTCGGAACCGGACCAGCTGCTAAAGAAACTGAAGGCCAAGAATTTCTCCCCGGCCATCATGGAAAAGATGGAAGAGGAAATCGCCCGCATGCGCCTGATGCACCCCACCACGCCGGAATATGCGGTAGTGCGGAACTATATCGACTGGTTCCTCTCCATGCCCTATGGCGTTTACAGCGATACGGTGCTGAACCTGAAAAAGGTGAAGGCGGATCTGGATGCCAAGCATTTCGGGCTAGACAAGGTGAAGGACCGCATTCTGGAATACATCGCCGTGCTGAAACTCACAGGCACGGAACGTCGCGCTCCCATCCTTTGCCTGGTGGGCCCTCCCGGCGTTGGCAAGACCACCCTGGTGGAATCCATCGCCGCCTCCATGCAGCGGAACTTTGTGCGCATTACCTTGGGCGGTGTCCGTGACGAGGCCGAAATCCGTGGGCATCGCCGCACCTACATTGGTGCCATGCCTGGCCGTTTTATCCAGGCGCTTCGTCGGGCCAAATGCATGAACCCTGTGCTCCTGCTAGACGAAATCGACAAGATGGCCGCCGACTTCAGGGGCGACCCTGCCAGCGCCTTGCTAGAAGTTCTGGACCCGGAACAGAATCACGACTTTACGGACCACTTTATGGAAGTGGGTCTGGACCTTAGCCGTGTGCTGTTCATCGCTACCGCCAACTCCGAGGCCGAAATTCCCGACGCCCTGCGGGACCGCTTAGAAGTGGTGCGGCTCCCCGGCTATTACGCCCACGAAAAGAAGCAGATTGCATCGAAGTTCCTGATTCCAAAAATCTGCGAGCGCTGCGGTGTTGCTCTGGACAAGGACATTTCTATTTCTGACGTTCTCATCGAAAAGGTCATTCGGGAATGGACCCGCGAGGCTGGCGTCCGTGAACTGGAACGCTCCCTGGAAAGTATCGTCCGACACCGTGCCAAAGAAATTGTCATGGGCAAGAAGGTCAAGAAGGACCTGACCGAAAAGCAGCTGCAGGAATACCTGGGCGTTCCCCGCTTTACCGAGAACCGCCTGCCCGCTCCTGGACATCACGGCGTGATTACGGGCCTTGCCTGGACCAGTGTAGGTGGCGAAATCCTCACGCTGGAATGCAAGCTCCTTTCGGGCAAGGGCCACCTGTTGCTCACCGGAAAGCTGGGTGACGTGATGAAGGAATCCGCCCAGATTGCTCTCAGCCTCGTGCGTGAACGTTTGCAGCGGTTCGGCATTGACCCCGCCATCGTCAAGAAGACCGATATTCACATCCACGTGCCCGAGGGTGCCGTGCCCAAGGACGGCCCGTCGGCGGGAATCGCCCTTACGCTGTCCCTGCTTTCGGCCTTTACCCGCAGGCCCGTGTCGCCGGACATCGCCTTTACGGGCGAGGTGAGCCTTACGGGAGACCTGCTGCCCATCGGCGGACTCAACGAGAAGGCGCTTGCCGCTCAGGAGGCGGGTGTCAAGACGCTCTACCTGCCCGAAGGCAACAAGAAGGATGTGACGGAACTTCCGGCCCCTGCAAAGAAGGGCCTGAAAATCCACACGAAAAAGCACATCGACGAAATCATCAAGGAACTGTTCCCGAAACCTAAAAAGTAA
- a CDS encoding thiamine pyrophosphate-binding protein, whose product MPAFDPNAKKMLISGNEAISLSMRHCNVQFAAGYPGTPSTEILEDYSELGGYAQWAPNEKVAAEVALGAAFGHARSVVTMKMVGLNVASDVLYTATYTGVDGGMVWIVADDPGQGSSQNEQDTRNHAKASVCPMFEPSNSQEAYDFFRIAMQTSEKFKIPVILRMTTRVDHSKSIVVPKEELPAMVPNFERNIAQHVMVPGFSKPAGRKLRAKMDEMEAWNVAEGPNKVEMRSADMGIITSGISYHHVREAAPEASILKLGMTYPLPMQLIKDFAGNFEGKRLLVIEENDPWLAENIKAAGIQCESKFDPIFRFGELDVNRVRRIIAGDKNPDPVPVKGKPPMLCPGCPHRSSFAVLKELDCIVSGDIGCYTLAALPPISAMDYMIDMGAAIGMGIGLRNVLPREQAKKVVSVIGDSTFVHSGITGLVEAGYNRPETGHVVIILDNSITAMTGQQEHPGTGRHLDHSPAYKLDYGAIAKTAGFDNVYEVNQVKEPEEFKRLVKEALEKDELTLIVAKSPCILALKSILAWDKANKEKAEKALAESEAAAKKNGNF is encoded by the coding sequence ATGCCAGCTTTTGATCCGAATGCGAAAAAGATGCTGATTTCGGGAAACGAGGCCATCTCGCTTTCTATGCGCCACTGCAACGTGCAGTTTGCTGCAGGCTACCCGGGAACCCCCTCTACCGAAATCCTCGAGGACTATTCTGAACTCGGCGGGTATGCCCAGTGGGCCCCCAACGAGAAGGTCGCCGCCGAAGTGGCCCTGGGTGCAGCCTTTGGCCATGCCCGCAGCGTGGTCACCATGAAGATGGTGGGCCTCAACGTGGCAAGCGACGTGCTCTACACCGCGACCTACACGGGCGTGGATGGCGGCATGGTGTGGATCGTTGCCGATGATCCGGGCCAGGGCAGTTCTCAGAACGAACAGGATACCCGCAACCACGCGAAGGCATCCGTCTGCCCGATGTTCGAGCCCAGCAACTCCCAGGAAGCATACGACTTCTTCCGCATCGCCATGCAGACCAGCGAAAAGTTCAAGATTCCCGTAATCCTCCGCATGACGACCCGCGTGGACCACTCCAAGTCCATCGTGGTGCCGAAGGAAGAACTCCCGGCGATGGTGCCGAACTTCGAACGCAACATCGCCCAGCACGTGATGGTGCCCGGCTTCTCTAAGCCCGCGGGCCGCAAGCTCCGTGCCAAGATGGACGAGATGGAAGCCTGGAACGTGGCCGAAGGCCCGAACAAGGTGGAAATGCGCAGCGCCGACATGGGTATCATCACGAGCGGCATCAGCTACCACCACGTGCGTGAAGCCGCCCCGGAAGCGAGCATCCTCAAGCTCGGCATGACGTACCCGCTGCCGATGCAGCTCATCAAGGATTTTGCTGGTAACTTCGAAGGCAAGCGCCTGCTGGTGATCGAAGAAAACGACCCGTGGCTCGCCGAGAACATCAAGGCCGCAGGCATCCAGTGCGAAAGCAAGTTCGACCCGATTTTCCGCTTCGGCGAACTCGACGTGAATCGCGTGCGCCGCATTATCGCTGGCGACAAGAATCCGGACCCGGTTCCGGTGAAGGGCAAGCCGCCTATGCTCTGCCCGGGCTGCCCGCACCGCAGCTCTTTCGCGGTTCTCAAGGAACTCGACTGCATCGTTTCCGGCGATATCGGTTGCTACACGCTGGCAGCCCTCCCGCCCATCAGCGCGATGGACTACATGATTGACATGGGTGCCGCTATCGGCATGGGCATTGGCCTTCGCAACGTGCTCCCGCGCGAACAGGCCAAGAAGGTCGTCTCCGTGATTGGCGACTCCACCTTCGTGCACAGCGGCATTACGGGCCTCGTGGAAGCGGGCTACAACCGCCCCGAAACGGGCCACGTGGTCATCATTCTCGACAACAGCATTACCGCCATGACGGGCCAGCAGGAACACCCGGGTACGGGCCGCCATCTCGACCACAGCCCGGCCTACAAGCTGGACTACGGCGCCATCGCGAAGACTGCCGGTTTCGACAACGTTTATGAAGTGAACCAGGTCAAGGAACCCGAGGAATTCAAGCGCCTCGTTAAGGAAGCGCTCGAGAAGGACGAGCTCACGCTCATCGTGGCGAAGAGCCCCTGCATTCTTGCCCTCAAGAGCATCCTCGCCTGGGACAAGGCCAACAAGGAAAAGGCGGAAAAGGCTCTCGCCGAGTCCGAAGCCGCCGCAAAGAAAAACGGCAACTTTTAA